DNA from Paraburkholderia sp. BL10I2N1:
CGACCGAGAGCCCCGCGAGCAACGGCATGCCGACCTTGATCAACGGCACGCCGGTACGCCTTGCCACAATGAAGACCAGCGGAATCAGCAGCACGAAGCCGATCTCGAAGAACAGCGGAATGCCGACCAGAAAGGCGGCGCACATCATCGCCCATTGCACCCGCTCCCGGCCGAACGCACCCACCAGGGTGCGCGCAATCTGGTCTGCCCCGCCGGACTCGGCCATCATCTTGCCCAGCATGGTGCCAAGCCCGAGAACAATGCCGACAAAGCCCAGTACGCCGCCGAACCCGTCCTGGAACGACTGCATGATCTTCGCGACCGGCATGCCGGATGTCAGGCCGACCAGGCCGGCCGCCAGCGTGAGCGCGATGAAGGGATGAATCCTGAAGCGGGTAATCAGCAGGATGAGCACGACGATCGCAATCAGCGCGTCGAGCAGTAAAGAAATGTTGCTGGGCAAGCCAGACATAATGATCCCCGAGGTTAGAGGTCCGCTGTTTCCCGATTTCGGTAGGGTGCGGACAGGCAAAAATAAGATAGCGCTATCTCAAACGACCAAAGCAGTCTGGAACGGATTGCGAGTCTCGCACCAGGCAGTCGCCACCCGGGTGATTCTGGTGAGCGGCAACGTGGCGTCGACCGTGAGCGTCAAGGGTTCATCAAGTGGCGCTTCGAGGTCGGCAAACTGGCTGGCGACCAGCGTGGCCGGCATGAAATGATTGCCGCGCCCGGCAACGCGCCTTGCGGCAACCTCACGCGGCAAATTCAGAAAGAGAAAACCGAGCCCCGGCACAGCCTGGCGGAGCCGCTCGCGATAGTGGCGCTTGAGCGCTAAGCATGTCAGTACAGGCCGCTCGTGCGCCATGAGCGCACGGCTGAGTTCTCTCCCGAGCCGCTCCAGCCAGCCGGCCCTGTCAACGTCACCAAGCGGGATGCCGGCGCGCATCTTTGCAACGTTCGCTGCCGGATGGAACTCATCGCCTTCGATCAGGTACCCGCCGATTTGCTCCGCCAGCGCCGCTGCGACGCTGCTTTTGCCACAGCCGGCTACGCCCATCACGACCATTGCAGACATCATCTCCTCCATTTCAACCTCATTCAGGTCTTAAGACAGCGCTATCTTTGCGGCCTGAAGAAAACGGCCGTTCACGGCCGTTCCATCTGTCGAGAGCTCTGCAGCACGCTTTTTCTACTTCTTGATTCGAACCTTCTTTGTGTAACAGTAGAGGTAGCGCTATCCTAGACGGCTTATGGCAAATTCGACACGCAGGAAAACCCGAGGTACTGGCCGCCCGACGCTTGAAGAGGTTGCGCGTCGCGCCGGGGTGAGCACGATCACCGCGTCGCGCGCATTGCGCGGCGTCAACACGGTCGCGCCGGAACTCGTGCAACGCGTCCGCGATGCGGCGCAGGAACTGGGCTATGTGACCAATGCGGCGGCACGGGCACTTGCGTCCGCGCGCAGCGAGGTGGTCGCGGTGCTTGTCCCATCGCTGTCCAATCTCGTTTTCGTCGATGTGCTCGAGGCGATTCACCGCGTGCTCAGGCCGCACGGTTTCGAGATCCTGATCGGCAACTCGCATTACGCGCGCGAGGACCAGGAAGACCTGATCCGCCATTATCTCGCCTCCCCGCCAAGCGGCATGATCGTGACCGGGTCCGAATGCACCGAAGCGGCGTGGCGCATGATCGATGCGAGTGGCGTGCCTTGTGTTCATATCATGGAACTCTCACGCGGCCCCGGTGTGTATTGTGTTGGCTTCGCGCAGGTGAGCGCCGGCCAGACCGCCGCCGAACACCTGCTCGCGCGCGGCCGCACGCGCAACGCGTTCGTCGCGGCGCAACTTGACCCGCGGATCATGCAGCGTGGCGAGGGCTTTCGCCGGACGCTGCAAAAGGCGGGGTTGTACGACCCCGCGCTCGAGTTTCTGTCACCGGCACCGTCCTCGATCGGACTCGGCTGCGACCTGTTCGCGCAGATCATGGAGCGGCGCCCGGACGTCGACGGCATTTTCTTTGGCAACGACGACCTGGCGCAGGGCGCGCTACTCGAGGCGCTGCGCCGCGGCGTGTCCGTGCCGGGCGACGTCGCGATGGTCGGCTTCAACGACCTGCCCGGATCGGCCCATTCGTTCCCGCGCCTGACGACGATCCGCACACCTCGCGCCGAAGTCGGACGCCGCGCCGCGCTCATGCTACTTGCGATGATCAGGGGCGAGCCGGTGCCCGAACCGGTGGTCGACCTGGGTTTTGAGCTCGTTGTACGCGAAAGCTCCTGATGCCAGCAACTCTATCTGGGCGCGGTCCATAAACATAGTGACTTCATGTGTTGCGCTGGCTTACTTCGTTACCACCACCGGAATGCCGCTCAACGCACCGCTGCCACGCATCTGCGCGAGCGCTTCCTGCACGACTGCGGACGTTGCCGGCTCGATGTTCAGCGCACGGCTCGCCGAACGCTCACGTGCTTTCGCAGCGACCAGACTGTTCAGCTTCACTGGACCATAGCCGCGCACGCGCTGCATGACCTGCGCGAACTCGACCGCTTCGTCCATCGTGGCGGGCGTCAGCACGCGTAGCAGGGCTTCGATCGTCGCTTCGTAGTCTGTGGCCAGGGCGCGTTCCATCCGGCGTTCCAGCGAGCGGCCGAACGGATCGAGCGGCGTACCGCGCAGCGCGCGGATCTTCGCGAGGCTGCCGAGCACCGGCCACATCCACTGGCCGATCTTCACCTTCTTCGGACGCTCGCCGTGCGCAGCGCGCGTCACGGTCGGCGGCGCCATGTTGAAGCCGATGCGGAAGTCGCGGCCAGCAATGCCTTCGAACTGCGCTTCGATTGCGCGCCTGAACGAGCCGTCCGCATAAAGACGCGCGACTTCGTACTCATCCTTGACTGCGAGCAGCTTGAAGAACGTTGTAGCGACGGCGCGCGTCAGCGGTTCGCTGGGCGGTTTGCCTGCGGTGCCCGAAGCCCGCTGTTCCGCCGCGCGTACCTTGTCGACCAGGGCGCGGAAGCGCTTGACATACGCTGCGCCACCGTAAGCCGCCAGACGCGTTTCACGATCGGCGATCACCGCATCGACATCGCGCGCCGCATCGTTGGCGACGGAGAACGGCAATGCGATCGCATCGGCACGCGTTTGCAGCAGCGCATCGAGCGCCGCAGGATCCGCTGCTGCGACGCGACCGATCGCGAATGCCAGCTTGTTCGCTTCGACCGCGACGTTGTTCAGTTCGATCGCCCGCGTCAGCGCCTCGAACGACACCGGCACGAGGCCGAGTTGCCATGCGAAACCGAGCATCAGGATGTTCGCGCCGATTGTGTCGCCGAGGAAGCGGCTGGCGAGCGCCTGCGCATCGCAGGTCGACAGACGATCATCCCCTGCTGCATGACGCATCTTGTCGATCAGCGCGTCCGCGTGCAGGTTCGCGTCAGGGTTCTGCACGAACGACGCGTTCGGAATAGCATGCGTGTTCACGACGATGCGCGTGCGGCCGTGACGCACGGTCTGCAGTGCATCACCGCTCGCGCCGACCACCATGTCGCACGCGAGCAGCACGTCGGCCTGCTGCGTATCGATACGAACCTGATTGAGCCACTCCTCGCGGGCGGCGAAACGCACGAACGACAGCACCGAGCCACCCTTCTGCGCAAAGCCCATGAAGTCCAGCACGGAAGCGCTCTTGCCTTCGAGGTGCGCAGCCATGCTGATCAGCGCACCGACCGTCACGACCCCCGTGCCGCCGACGCCCGTCACGAGGATGTCGTACGGGGCGGCGTCGAGATGCGTCGCCGGCGTGGGTAGTGCCTCGATCTTCTTCGCGAGCGCGGCCGGGTCGAATGCGGCCCCTGCGGCCTTCTTCAGCTTGCCTCCTTCGACCGTCACAAAACTCGGGCAGAAGCCGTTCACGCACGAGTAGTCCTTGTTGCACGACGACTGATCGATGCGGCGCTTGCGGCCGAGCGTCGTCTCGAGCGGCTCGACCGACAGGCAGTTCGATTGCACGCCGCAATCGCCACAGCCTTCGCAGACGGCCTCGTTGATGAAGAGACGCTTGTCCGGATCGGGGAATTCGCCTTTCTTCCTGCGGCGACGCTTTTCCGCCGCGCAGGTCTGGTCGTAGATGAGGACCGTCACGCCGTCGATGTCGCGCAACTGGCGCTGCACGGCGTCGAGCTCGCTGCGATGGTGAAACGTCGTGCCCTTTGGAAAGAGGTCGTGGTGGCCGTCATACTTTTCTGGCTCGTCGCTTACGACGACGAACTTCGACACGCCTTCGGCTTCCACCTGCCGCGCAACCTGCGGCACCGAGATGCTGCCGTCGACC
Protein-coding regions in this window:
- a CDS encoding gluconokinase: MSAMVVMGVAGCGKSSVAAALAEQIGGYLIEGDEFHPAANVAKMRAGIPLGDVDRAGWLERLGRELSRALMAHERPVLTCLALKRHYRERLRQAVPGLGFLFLNLPREVAARRVAGRGNHFMPATLVASQFADLEAPLDEPLTLTVDATLPLTRITRVATAWCETRNPFQTALVV
- a CDS encoding LacI family DNA-binding transcriptional regulator; its protein translation is MANSTRRKTRGTGRPTLEEVARRAGVSTITASRALRGVNTVAPELVQRVRDAAQELGYVTNAAARALASARSEVVAVLVPSLSNLVFVDVLEAIHRVLRPHGFEILIGNSHYAREDQEDLIRHYLASPPSGMIVTGSECTEAAWRMIDASGVPCVHIMELSRGPGVYCVGFAQVSAGQTAAEHLLARGRTRNAFVAAQLDPRIMQRGEGFRRTLQKAGLYDPALEFLSPAPSSIGLGCDLFAQIMERRPDVDGIFFGNDDLAQGALLEALRRGVSVPGDVAMVGFNDLPGSAHSFPRLTTIRTPRAEVGRRAALMLLAMIRGEPVPEPVVDLGFELVVRESS
- a CDS encoding indolepyruvate ferredoxin oxidoreductase family protein encodes the protein MTARLPVDGTPALADYRLSDNLTATRGRIFLTGTQALVRLALMQRALDREHGLNTAGFISGYRGSPLGMVDQQLWKASKLLAASDIRFLPAINEELGGTAVLGTQRVESDPERTVEGVFAMWYGKGPGVDRAGDALKHGNAYGSSQHGGVLVVAGDDHGCVSSSMPHQSDFALMAWHMPVVNPSNIADMLEFGLYGWALSRFSGAWVGYKAISETVESGSTVDLDALQTEWTIRADFQPPADGLHNRWPDLPSLSIEARLEAKLNAVRHFARTNSIDKWIAPSPHANVGIVTCGKAHLDLMEALRRLDLTVADLETAGVRIYKVGLSFPLEMTRIDRFVEGLSEVLVIEEKGPVIEQQIKDYLYNRREGARPAVLGKYAEDGSLLLSSLGELRPSRILPVFANWLARHKPALDRRERVVDLVAPQILSNAADAVKRTPYFCSGCPHNTSTKVPEGSIAQAGIGCHFMASWMERDTTGLIQMGGEGVDWASHSMFTKTRHVFQNLGDGTYFHSGILAIRQAVAAKATITYKILYNDAVAMTGGQPVDGSISVPQVARQVEAEGVSKFVVVSDEPEKYDGHHDLFPKGTTFHHRSELDAVQRQLRDIDGVTVLIYDQTCAAEKRRRRKKGEFPDPDKRLFINEAVCEGCGDCGVQSNCLSVEPLETTLGRKRRIDQSSCNKDYSCVNGFCPSFVTVEGGKLKKAAGAAFDPAALAKKIEALPTPATHLDAAPYDILVTGVGGTGVVTVGALISMAAHLEGKSASVLDFMGFAQKGGSVLSFVRFAAREEWLNQVRIDTQQADVLLACDMVVGASGDALQTVRHGRTRIVVNTHAIPNASFVQNPDANLHADALIDKMRHAAGDDRLSTCDAQALASRFLGDTIGANILMLGFAWQLGLVPVSFEALTRAIELNNVAVEANKLAFAIGRVAAADPAALDALLQTRADAIALPFSVANDAARDVDAVIADRETRLAAYGGAAYVKRFRALVDKVRAAEQRASGTAGKPPSEPLTRAVATTFFKLLAVKDEYEVARLYADGSFRRAIEAQFEGIAGRDFRIGFNMAPPTVTRAAHGERPKKVKIGQWMWPVLGSLAKIRALRGTPLDPFGRSLERRMERALATDYEATIEALLRVLTPATMDEAVEFAQVMQRVRGYGPVKLNSLVAAKARERSASRALNIEPATSAVVQEALAQMRGSGALSGIPVVVTK